In Chlorocebus sabaeus isolate Y175 chromosome 11, mChlSab1.0.hap1, whole genome shotgun sequence, one DNA window encodes the following:
- the TMBIM6 gene encoding bax inhibitor 1 — translation MNIFDRKINFDALFKFSHITPSTQQHLKKVYASFALCMFVAAAGSYVHVVTHFIQAGLLSALGSLILMIWLMATPHSHETEQKRLGLLAGFAFLTGVGLGPALEFCIAVNPSILPTAFMGTAMIFTCFTLSALYARRRSYLFLGGILMSALSLLLLSSVGNVFFGSIWLFQANLYVGLVVMCGFVLFDTQLIIEKAENGDQDYIWHCIDLFLDFVTLFRKLMMILAMNEKDKKKEKK, via the exons ATGAACATATTTGATCGAAAGATCAACTTTGATgcgctttttaaattttctcatat AACCCCCTCAACGCAGCAGCACCTTAAGAAGGTCTATGCAAGTTTTGCCCTTTGTATGTTTGTGGCGGCTGCAGGGTCCTATGTCCATGTGGTCACTCATTTCATTCAG GCTGGCCTACTGTCTGCCTTGGGCTCCCTGATATTGATGATTTGGCTGATGGCAACACCTCATAGCCATGAAACTGAGCAGAAAAGACTGGGACTTCTTGCTGGATTTGCTTTCCTTACAG gaGTTGGCCTGGGCCCTGCCCTGGAATTTTGTATTGCTGTCAACCCCAG CATCCTTCCCACCGCTTTCATGGGCACAGCAATGATCTTCACCTGCTTCACCCTCAGTGCACTCTATGCCAGGCGCCGTAGCTACCTCTTTCTGGGAG GTATCTTGATGTCCGCCCTGAGCCTGTTGCTTTTGTCTTCCGTGGGGAATGTTTTCTTTGGATCCATTTGGCTTTTCCAG GCAAACCTATATGTGGGACTGGTGGTCATGTGtggctttgtcctttttgatacTCAACTCATTATTGAAAAGGCCGAAAATGGAGATCAAGATTATATCTG GCACTGCATTGATCTCTTCTTAGATTTTGTTACTCTCTTCAGAAAACTCATGATGATCCTGGCCATGAATGAAAAG gataagaagaaagagaagaaatga
- the LOC103238280 gene encoding large ribosomal subunit protein uL15-like, with translation MPSRLRKTRKLWDHVSHGHGRIGKHHKHPGGCGNAGGLHHHRINFDKYHPGYFGKVGMRHYHLKRNQSFCPTVNLDKLWTLVSEQTRVNAAENKTGAAPIIDVVQSGYHKVLGKGELPKQPVIVKAKFFSRRAEEKIKGVGGACVLVA, from the coding sequence ATGCCATCCAGACTGAGGAAGACCCGGAAATTATGGGACCACGTGAGCCATGGCCACGGCCGCATAGGCAAGCACCACAAGCACCCCGGAGGCTGCGGTAATGCTGGTGGTCTGCATCACCACCGGATCAACTTCGACAAATACCACCCAGGCTACTTTGGGAAAGTTGGTATGAGGCATTACCACTTAAAGAGGAACCAGAGCTTCTGCCCAACTGTCAACCTTGACAAATTGTGGACTTTGGTCAGTGAGCAGACACGGGTGAATGCTGCTGAAAACAAGACTGGGGCTGCTCCCATTATTGATGTGGTGCAATCGGGCTACCACAAAGTTCTGGGAAAAGGAGAGCTCCCAAAGCAGCCTGTCATCGTGAAGGCCAAATTCTTCAGCAGAAGAGCTGAGGAGAAGATTAAGGGTGTTGGGGGAGCCTGTGTCCTGGTGGCTTGA